A single window of Rhipicephalus microplus isolate Deutch F79 chromosome 5, USDA_Rmic, whole genome shotgun sequence DNA harbors:
- the LOC142817516 gene encoding uncharacterized protein LOC142817516 codes for MPVMAGKVAGRRVDVLRDTGCSTVIVRRDLVRDDELTGQTSLIYTVDRSVMRLPEAKVKIETPFYSGIVSAFCMDDPLYDVIVGNIEGARSPDQPEPLEEDPEIDPPSIANPHEQSVTADEDVVAVATRAQTKAQSKPFQPLPAPNSEEDPSFSYAEEQIHDESLKPCFAQIDKDLRCRNSKCAIMFKQEDGLLYRYFTERSGRRIRQLLVPKNRREAVMKLAHDGIMAGHLGAEKTKNRIQEEFFWPAVTADVKRFVASCDICQRTVPKGRVPHVLLGQSPVIDTPFKRVAIDIVGPIRPPSGQGNRYILTLVDCATRYPEAVALPGIETERVAEALVEMFSRFGVPREILSDRGSNFTSELMKEVARLLSVRQLHTTPYHPMANGMVEKFNGTLKTMLKRMCAEKPKNWDRFLGPLLFAYREVPQASLGFSPFELLHGRHVRGPLAILKEVWTNQELDDELKTTYQYVLDLRNCLEETCRLAHEELRRAGARYAKHYNRKSRDRVFQPGDKVLILLPTDKNKLLLHWKGPFEVQVTIGDFDYSIKTPSGPKIFHANLLKKYAERGTNQDAPHQCQVIVGVINNRDEQELPVPEFVQTEGITDVKICPSLTDQQKEELEKTMTAHSKIFSNVPGKTDWVECHLETVTESPVHVKQYPLPFATTKDIEAEVQQMKTLGIIEVSKSPYNSPVLLVDKPDKTKRFVVDFRRLNNLMIADAEPMPRADAVFASATNKRYFSKLDFVKGYWQIPLSQQSRPKTAFSTKSGLYQFCYMPFGIKTAPAVFARLM; via the coding sequence ATGCCTGTGATGGCTGGAAAAGTGGCGGGAAGGCGTGTAGACGTTTTAAGAGACACTGGGTGCTCCACTGTAATAGTACGAAGAGACCTAGTCCGCGACGATGAGCTCACGGGCCAGACCAGCCTGATTTACACCGTCGACCGTTCGGTCATGAGGCTGCCTGAGGCCAAGGTCAAGATCGAGACGCCCTTCTACAGTGGAATTGTTTCTGCCTTCTGCATGGATGATCCATTGTATGACGTAATCGTGGGGAACATCGAGGGCGCCCGTTCGCCGGACCAACCCGAACCACTGGAAGAGGACCCAGAAATCGATCCACCATCGATTGCAAACCCTCATGAGCAATCAGTCACGGCCGACGAGGACGTAGTCGCAGTTGCAACCCGAGCACAGACCAAAGCCCAGTCGAAGCCATTCCAGCCCCTCCCTGCACCCAATTCCGAAGAGGACCCGAGCTTCAGCTATGCCGAGGAACAAATCCACGACGAGTCGTTAAAACCCTGCTTTGCGCAAATCGACAAGGACCTCAGATGCCGTAATAGTAAATGCGCGATAATGTTCAAGCAGGAAGATGGACTGCTCTACAGGTACTTTACGGAGAGGAGTGGTCGGCGGATACGACAGCTCTTGGTGCCGAAGAACCGCCGAGAGGCTGTTATGAAGCTAGCCCACGATGGGATAATGGCTGGGCACCTGGGGGCCGAGAAAACCAAGAACAGAATTCAGGAAGAATTTTTCTGGCCCGCTGTCACAGCCGACGTGAAACGGTTCGTGGCGTCTTGCGACATCTGCCAGCGAACTGTGCCAAAAGGAAGGGTGCCACACGTGTTACTCGGCCAGTCCCCCGTCATAGACACCCCCTTTAAAAGGGTAGCTATTGATATAGTGGGCCCTATCCGACCTCCATCTGGTCAAGGAAACCGCTATATTCTGACTCTCGTTGATTGCGCCACGCGCTATCCGGAGGCAGTTGCACTACCTGGCATAGAGACCGAACGAGTCGCAGAGGCCCTCGTTGAGATGTTCTCCCGTTTTGGTGTACCGAGGGAAATCCTAAGTGATCGGGGCTCGAATTTCACGTCGGAGTTAATGAAGGAAGTGGCACGACTTCTATCGGTGCGCCAACTCCATACCACCCCTTACCACCCGATGGCCAACGGGATGGTGGAaaaatttaatggcaccctgaagactATGCTCAAAAGAATGTGTGCGGAGAAACCAAAAAACTGGGACAGATTCCTCGGTCCGTTGCTGTTCGCGTACAGAGAGGTTCCCCAGGCAAGTCTCGGCTTTTCACCGTTCGAGCTACTGCACGGCCGACATGTCCGGGGACCCCTGGCGATCTTAAAGGAAGTCTGGACGAACCAAGAGCTGGACGATGAGCTGAAGACAACCTACCAGTACGTATTGGATCTCCGAAATTGTCTAGAAGAGACGTGCCGCCTAGCTCACGAAGAACTCCGAAGGGCGGGAGCACGCTACGCTAAGCACTACAATCGAAAATCAAGGGATAGAGTATTCCAACCAGGAGATAAGGTTCTCATCCTGCTCCCAACTGACAAAAATAAACTCTTGCTGCATTGGAAGGGGCCCTTCGAAGTGCAGGTGACAATTGGGGACTTCGATTACTCCATAAAAACGCCGAGCGGGCCGAAAATTTTCCATGCCAATTTGCTGAAGAAGTATGCGGAGCGGGGAACGAACCAAGATGCGCCACATCAATGCCAAGTCATCGTAGGGGTTATTAACAATAGAGATGAACAAGAACTACCGGTGCCGGAGTTTGTGCAGACAGAAGGGATTACTGACGTCAAGATCTGCCCAAGTTTGACGGACCAACAAAAGGAGGAGTTGGAGAAAACCATGACAGCGCACTCAAAAATATTTTCGAATGTCCCGGGCAAGACAGATTGGGTGGAGTGCCACCTCGAGACAGTGACGGAGTCCCCAGTCCACGTCAAACAGTACCCGTTACCTTTTGCTACGACTAAAGACATCGAGGCCGAAGTACAGCAAATGAAAACACTGGGCATAATTGAAGTCTCGAAATCGCCCTATAATTCCCCAGTGTTGCTTGTGGACAAACCGGACAAAACCAAGCGGTTTGTAGTCGATTTCCGGCGCCTGAACAACCTCATGATAGCAGATGCAGAGCCCATGCCTAGAGCAGATGCCGTTTTTGCCAGTGCCACAAACAAAAGATACTTCTCTAAGTTAGATTTTGTtaagggctactggcaaatcccaCTCTCCCAGCAGTCGAGACCTAAAACTGCGTTTTCAACAAAATCCGGTCTttaccagttttgctacatgcctTTCGGGATCAAAACGGCACCCGCCGTGTTCGCCCGGCTGATGTGA